The Brachyspira aalborgi genome has a segment encoding these proteins:
- a CDS encoding antitoxin, with protein MFQKAKIFNNGHSQAVRLPKEFRFESKEVIIRKVENGVLLMSQDKNIWKNWFDNLEEFSEDFAKVLDSREINQNNQKREDLF; from the coding sequence ATGTTTCAAAAAGCTAAAATTTTTAATAACGGACATTCTCAAGCCGTTCGTTTGCCAAAAGAATTTCGTTTTGAAAGCAAAGAGGTTATTATTCGCAAAGTTGAAAATGGAGTTTTGCTTATGTCGCAAGATAAAAATATATGGAAAAATTGGTTTGATAATTTGGAGGAATTTTCAGAAGATTTTGCGAAAGTTTTAGATAGCAGAGAAATTAATCAAAATAATCAAAAACGAGAGGATTTATTTTGA
- the vapC gene encoding type II toxin-antitoxin system tRNA(fMet)-specific endonuclease VapC, whose translation MKKLMLDTNICIYIIKNKPLNVRKKLESYNFGEIAISSITVSELYYGAYKSSKQEQNLLSLNNFLSPFNIIEFDIECALAYGKIRAELENKGQIIGYMDMLIASCSLAKDFTLITNNIKEFKRIKGLRVENWI comes from the coding sequence TTGAAAAAATTAATGCTTGACACTAATATTTGTATTTACATTATTAAAAATAAACCGTTAAATGTTAGAAAAAAATTAGAAAGTTATAATTTTGGCGAAATTGCAATATCGAGTATTACAGTTTCCGAGCTTTATTACGGAGCTTATAAAAGTTCTAAACAAGAGCAAAATTTATTAAGTTTGAATAATTTTTTATCTCCGTTTAATATTATAGAATTTGATATAGAATGCGCTTTAGCTTATGGAAAAATAAGAGCGGAACTTGAAAATAAAGGACAAATAATAGGTTATATGGATATGCTTATCGCTTCTTGTTCGCTTGCAAAAGATTTCACGCTTATTACAAACAATATAAAAGAATTTAAGCGTATAAAAGGTTTAAGAGTAGAAAATTGGATTTAA